One region of Catenuloplanes indicus genomic DNA includes:
- a CDS encoding WD40 repeat domain-containing protein, with the protein MGVDDRLPGRRLGGCWRVVWSTRSDDRSEIVGRHPGPTTAVGTARLGTGQFVAVAGGSDGIVRLWDLSTGATVGEPLIGHTDWVGALAVITLPDGPVLAVTASDDHTLRRWDLETGSPIGRPLTGHLGAIRAVAATVLPDGTPIAVSGGYDRTVRLWDLRTGAQIGTPMRGHTDRINAVAITTGRDGRPIALSAGADRTVRIWDLQRQAAVGEPLSGHATTIFAVTAAALGTDRPVLVTGGADKLLALWDLTRRTVDRSLSGHRAAVGAVAAATLPDGRVIAISGGDGKSVRVWDLPYGTQIGASLPGHTDRIHAVATATMPNQQVIVVTGSDDRTVRLWDLTTVTARTDAAPAQADTVYALAAAVTADGRPVMVGGGADRAVRVWDVDSGEPVGRPMEGHTGIVGAVATGTLPDGRTVVVTGGADRTVRIWDLATRRPVGEPIEAHRSMIAAMRIAARADGTPVVITGSWDYLARVRDLTTGRPICEPFGHDAPVVSIATARLIDGQVVVITGTYDDGDLRLWDLESCTLIARLPTGHTNAIRAITTAVLPDGQMIAVTASADRTVRRFDLSARTGIGPPLRGHGGPVRAIATAALPDGRRLAVTGSDDHTVRVWTWSPAAPSATSCPPRARSTRSRSHRTTAAGWRSPANASGPRSTSWPCPAETPRSCPASRTLPPAPVQMTLSLS; encoded by the coding sequence GTGGGCGTCGATGACCGGCTACCGGGGCGGCGGCTCGGCGGCTGCTGGCGGGTCGTCTGGTCCACCCGCTCCGACGACCGCAGCGAGATCGTCGGCCGGCACCCCGGACCGACCACCGCGGTCGGCACCGCGCGGCTCGGCACCGGCCAGTTCGTCGCGGTGGCCGGTGGCTCCGACGGCATCGTGCGGCTGTGGGACCTCAGCACCGGCGCGACCGTCGGCGAACCGCTCATCGGGCACACCGACTGGGTCGGCGCGCTCGCCGTCATCACGCTGCCGGACGGCCCGGTACTGGCCGTCACCGCCAGCGACGACCACACGCTGCGCCGATGGGACCTGGAGACCGGCAGTCCGATCGGGCGGCCGCTCACCGGGCACCTCGGCGCGATCCGCGCGGTCGCGGCCACCGTGCTGCCGGACGGCACGCCGATCGCGGTCAGCGGCGGCTACGACCGCACGGTCCGGCTCTGGGACCTGCGGACCGGTGCCCAGATCGGCACGCCGATGCGCGGGCACACCGACCGGATCAACGCGGTCGCGATCACGACCGGCCGGGACGGCCGGCCGATCGCGCTGAGCGCGGGCGCCGACCGTACCGTGCGGATCTGGGATCTTCAGCGGCAGGCCGCGGTCGGCGAACCGCTCAGCGGGCACGCCACCACCATCTTCGCGGTCACCGCGGCCGCGCTCGGCACGGACCGGCCGGTGCTGGTCACCGGCGGCGCCGACAAACTCCTCGCGCTCTGGGACCTGACCCGGCGGACCGTCGACCGGTCGCTGAGCGGGCACCGGGCCGCGGTCGGCGCGGTCGCCGCGGCCACGCTCCCGGACGGCCGGGTCATCGCGATCAGCGGCGGCGACGGCAAGTCCGTGCGCGTGTGGGACCTGCCCTACGGCACCCAGATCGGCGCGTCGCTGCCCGGGCACACCGACCGGATCCACGCGGTCGCCACCGCCACCATGCCGAACCAGCAGGTCATCGTGGTCACCGGCAGCGACGACCGGACCGTGCGGCTGTGGGACCTGACCACCGTCACCGCCCGCACCGACGCGGCACCGGCCCAGGCGGACACGGTCTACGCGCTGGCCGCCGCGGTCACCGCGGACGGCCGCCCGGTCATGGTCGGCGGCGGCGCCGACCGCGCGGTCCGGGTCTGGGACGTCGACAGCGGCGAACCGGTCGGCCGCCCGATGGAGGGACACACCGGCATCGTCGGAGCGGTCGCCACCGGCACGCTCCCGGACGGCCGGACCGTCGTCGTCACCGGCGGCGCGGACCGTACCGTCCGGATCTGGGACCTTGCCACCCGCCGCCCGGTCGGCGAGCCGATCGAGGCACACCGCAGCATGATCGCGGCGATGCGGATCGCGGCCCGCGCCGACGGCACCCCGGTCGTGATCACCGGCAGCTGGGACTACCTGGCCCGGGTGCGGGACCTGACCACCGGCCGGCCGATCTGCGAACCGTTCGGGCACGACGCGCCGGTCGTCTCGATCGCCACCGCCCGGCTCATCGACGGCCAGGTCGTCGTGATCACCGGCACCTACGACGACGGCGACCTGCGCCTGTGGGACCTGGAGAGCTGCACGCTGATCGCCCGCCTGCCGACCGGCCACACCAACGCGATCCGCGCGATCACCACCGCGGTCCTGCCGGACGGCCAGATGATCGCGGTCACCGCGAGCGCGGACCGCACCGTCCGCCGCTTCGACCTGTCCGCCCGCACCGGCATCGGCCCACCGCTGCGCGGCCACGGCGGCCCGGTGCGCGCGATCGCCACCGCCGCCCTCCCGGACGGCCGACGCCTCGCCGTCACCGGCTCCGACGACCACACGGTCCGCGTCTGGACCTGGTCACCGGCCGCTCCGTCGGCGACGTCCTGCCCACCCCGAGCGAGGTCCACGCGGTCACGGTCTCACCGCACGACGGCGGCCGGGTGGCGATCTCCGGCGAACGCTTCCGGGCCGCGGTCGACATCCTGGCCCTGCCCGGCTGAAACTCCACGTTCATGTCCCGCTTCCCGCACGCTCCCGCCGGCACCGGTCCAAATGACACTTAGCTTGAGTTGA
- a CDS encoding trehalose-6-phosphate synthase: MRLISCSNSAPQVDAETGAMLASPGFPGGLVPIMVSLMQQVGGQWIYTAPAGAPASGGGGRITLKPLTFDDRLAAAHYSGVSIRTLLWLFHYVFDTTYDPMFGADFTADWAGYEAVNERFAAALTTAQHNEPEEVVLVHDFHFLRVPHHLARHTPHRRNRLVYFHHVPWCEPDYFGLLPDRIRRSVLESLLRCDVIGFHCRRWADAFLACCARFVPGATVDGSAIEFDGHRGVVAVAPGPIDADALESLRTDPLTGAWRDRLRARAAGRRPIVRVDRLDLWKNVGRGLEAFELLLAPRPDLAHELWFCAIVTPPRRPTDRSARYRRHCEATAARINERYGTGPVDLIYPDEGANSRHRAVAALEISAATLVNPTLDGLNMVAKEAMVVGGDAPLLLSVNAGAYDQLRTGVLPVQPYDLEMTADALLAGVTGTTAGGAAACRADLRWGSAARWLDELLTAR, translated from the coding sequence GTGCGCCTTATCTCGTGCAGCAACAGCGCGCCGCAGGTGGACGCCGAGACCGGCGCGATGCTGGCGTCCCCGGGTTTCCCCGGCGGTCTCGTGCCGATCATGGTCTCGCTGATGCAGCAGGTCGGCGGCCAGTGGATCTACACGGCTCCGGCGGGTGCGCCGGCCTCCGGCGGTGGCGGCCGGATCACCTTGAAGCCATTGACATTCGACGATAGATTGGCGGCGGCGCACTATAGCGGGGTCTCCATCCGTACGCTGCTGTGGCTGTTTCATTATGTTTTCGACACCACCTACGATCCCATGTTCGGTGCGGACTTCACCGCGGACTGGGCCGGATACGAGGCGGTGAACGAGCGCTTCGCCGCCGCTCTCACGACCGCCCAGCACAATGAGCCGGAAGAAGTGGTGCTGGTGCACGACTTCCATTTCCTCCGGGTGCCGCACCATCTCGCCCGGCACACGCCGCACCGCCGCAATCGGCTCGTCTACTTCCATCACGTCCCGTGGTGCGAACCGGACTACTTCGGCCTCCTGCCCGACCGGATCCGGCGGTCGGTCCTGGAGAGCCTGCTGCGCTGCGACGTGATCGGCTTCCACTGCCGCCGCTGGGCCGACGCGTTCCTGGCCTGCTGCGCGCGGTTCGTGCCGGGCGCCACCGTGGACGGCTCCGCGATCGAGTTCGACGGCCACCGCGGCGTGGTCGCGGTCGCACCCGGCCCGATCGACGCGGACGCGCTGGAGTCGCTGCGCACCGACCCGTTGACCGGCGCCTGGCGCGACCGGCTGCGGGCCCGGGCGGCCGGCCGGCGCCCGATCGTCCGGGTGGACCGGCTGGACCTGTGGAAGAACGTCGGCCGCGGCCTGGAGGCGTTCGAGCTGCTCCTGGCACCCCGCCCGGACCTGGCCCACGAGCTGTGGTTCTGCGCGATCGTGACGCCGCCGCGCCGGCCGACCGACCGCAGCGCGCGGTACCGGCGGCACTGCGAGGCCACCGCCGCGCGGATCAACGAGCGGTACGGCACCGGCCCGGTCGACCTGATCTACCCGGACGAGGGCGCGAACTCCCGGCACCGGGCCGTGGCCGCACTGGAGATCAGCGCGGCCACGCTGGTCAACCCGACGCTCGACGGGCTCAACATGGTCGCCAAGGAGGCGATGGTGGTCGGCGGCGACGCGCCGCTGCTGCTGTCGGTCAACGCCGGGGCCTACGACCAGCTGCGGACCGGCGTGCTCCCGGTCCAGCCGTACGACCTGGAGATGACCGCCGACGCGCTGCTGGCCGGCGTCACCGGCACGACCGCGGGCGGCGCCGCCGCCTGCCGCGCGGACCTGCGGTGGGGGAGCGCCGCACGCTGGCTGGACGAGCTGCTGACCGCACGGTAG
- a CDS encoding LCP family protein codes for MASKRRKDPLWARIVLIFGAVLLVASGGTLVAAQTLIASATSSITTDSLLDAAGAGGDEGNDISGAVNMLLAGIDARDKDSATTSVLADTIIILHIPETHDQAYLISIPRDWSVQIPPYEKTGFQGGIQKINSSFSVGYDGDGSEQEKRARGMESLANTLNKITGIKFNGAALIDFGGFEKIIHAMGGVDMCVDEQATSIHLGINAEGHLYQGWYDEAADQVRGLPAGYEPYVHKLGCRKMSSTLALDYARIRKSLSDGDYGRQRHQQQLMKAIAKQATSSGVLTDLGKLNGLVQAAGEAFILDTQGTPVVDFIYTLKGVAANDLMLIKTNNGQFRSVTDANGSSAETLDSLSMDMLAAAKDGTLGTFLIENPTFIAKSS; via the coding sequence GTGGGCGCGGATAGTCCTGATCTTCGGCGCGGTGCTGCTCGTGGCGAGCGGTGGCACGCTGGTCGCGGCGCAGACGCTGATCGCGTCGGCGACCAGCAGCATCACCACGGATTCGCTGCTGGACGCGGCCGGGGCCGGTGGCGACGAGGGCAACGACATCAGTGGCGCGGTGAACATGCTGCTGGCCGGCATCGACGCGCGGGACAAGGACTCGGCGACCACGTCGGTGCTCGCGGACACGATCATCATCCTGCACATACCGGAGACGCACGACCAGGCGTACCTGATCTCGATTCCGCGGGACTGGAGCGTGCAGATCCCGCCGTACGAGAAGACCGGTTTCCAGGGCGGTATTCAGAAGATCAATTCGTCGTTCTCGGTGGGGTACGACGGGGACGGCTCGGAGCAGGAGAAGCGGGCCCGCGGCATGGAGTCGCTGGCGAACACGCTGAACAAGATCACTGGGATCAAGTTCAACGGTGCGGCGCTGATCGACTTCGGCGGGTTCGAGAAGATCATCCACGCGATGGGCGGCGTCGACATGTGTGTCGACGAGCAGGCCACCTCGATCCACCTCGGCATCAACGCGGAGGGACACCTCTACCAGGGCTGGTACGACGAGGCCGCGGACCAGGTGCGCGGGCTGCCGGCCGGGTACGAGCCGTACGTGCACAAGCTCGGCTGCCGGAAGATGAGCTCCACGCTGGCGCTGGACTACGCGCGCATCCGGAAGAGCCTCAGCGACGGTGACTACGGGCGGCAGCGGCACCAGCAGCAGCTGATGAAGGCGATCGCGAAGCAGGCCACGTCGTCCGGCGTGCTGACCGACCTGGGCAAGCTCAACGGGCTGGTGCAGGCCGCGGGCGAGGCGTTCATCCTGGACACGCAGGGCACGCCGGTCGTCGACTTCATCTACACGCTGAAGGGCGTGGCGGCGAACGACCTGATGCTGATCAAGACGAACAACGGCCAGTTCCGGTCCGTCACGGACGCGAACGGCTCGTCCGCGGAGACGCTGGATTCGCTGTCGATGGACATGCTGGCGGCGGCGAAGGACGGCACGCTCGGCACGTTCCTGATCGAGAACCCGACGTTCATCGCGAAGTCGAGCTGA
- a CDS encoding glycoside hydrolase family 43 protein, whose amino-acid sequence MKLSPRRVTGAAALLLAAAVAAGVSLVRADVASAAQTIRAADPSVIRVGTTYVSAQSWNGGVGVRQAASPAALANAPVSQVWSDTGRLGEVWAPEIHYDGGRYWIYFAAGAGAAHRMYVISSAAAASGYTAAQRMALPDDRWAIDGTMFTFGGQRYFVWSGWAGTTNVEQNLYIARMSSPSATTGPRYAISQPREPWERVVGNPFINEAPEAIRDPGGQLHLVYSANGSWSEQYCLADLRLRAGGDPTYVWDWYKSNGCHLGSDRATMMSGWDPTLTVNGPGHHSFVLLNGDIGTSPPAGQRFPLMFHAVPKGTPYAWANRYWYTGTFQWWGNVTYGRANVPGAATNTGWSLKFFE is encoded by the coding sequence ATGAAGCTCTCTCCCCGGCGGGTGACCGGCGCCGCCGCCCTGTTGCTGGCCGCCGCGGTCGCGGCCGGTGTGAGCCTGGTGCGGGCCGACGTCGCGAGTGCCGCGCAGACGATCCGGGCCGCGGACCCGAGTGTGATCCGGGTCGGCACCACCTACGTCTCCGCGCAGTCCTGGAACGGCGGCGTCGGCGTGCGGCAGGCCGCGTCCCCGGCCGCGCTGGCGAACGCGCCGGTCAGCCAGGTCTGGTCGGACACCGGCCGGCTGGGCGAGGTCTGGGCGCCGGAGATCCACTACGACGGCGGCCGGTACTGGATCTACTTCGCGGCCGGCGCCGGCGCGGCACACCGGATGTACGTGATCAGCTCGGCCGCCGCGGCGAGCGGCTACACGGCCGCGCAGCGGATGGCGCTGCCGGACGACCGGTGGGCGATCGACGGCACCATGTTCACGTTCGGCGGCCAGCGGTACTTCGTCTGGTCCGGCTGGGCCGGCACCACGAACGTCGAGCAGAACCTCTACATCGCGCGGATGAGCAGCCCGTCCGCGACGACCGGGCCGCGGTACGCCATCTCGCAGCCGCGCGAGCCGTGGGAGCGGGTGGTCGGCAATCCGTTCATCAACGAGGCGCCGGAGGCGATCCGCGACCCGGGCGGGCAACTGCACCTGGTCTACTCCGCGAACGGCAGCTGGAGCGAGCAGTACTGCCTGGCCGACCTGCGGCTGCGGGCCGGCGGCGACCCGACGTACGTGTGGGACTGGTACAAATCCAACGGCTGTCACCTCGGGTCGGACCGGGCCACGATGATGTCCGGCTGGGACCCGACGCTGACCGTGAACGGGCCGGGCCACCACAGCTTCGTGCTGCTCAACGGCGACATCGGCACCAGCCCGCCGGCTGGTCAGCGATTCCCGCTGATGTTCCACGCGGTCCCGAAGGGCACGCCGTACGCGTGGGCGAACCGGTACTGGTACACCGGTACGTTCCAGTGGTGGGGGAACGTCACCTACGGCCGGGCGAACGTGCCGGGCGCGGCCACGAACACCGGCTGGAGCCTGAAGTTCTTCGAGTGA